TCGCCATCGGCGGGCGTGCCGTAGTCGTTCTGCAGGAACTCGACGATCGAGTCCCGCGTCCCGGCGACGTCGCCGATCACGGTCACCGCGGGCGGCGAGATGTCCGCCTCGTCGCGGGCGTCGACGATGGTCTCGAGCGTCCCCGTCGCGACCTGCTGGCCGGGCCAGGTGCCGCGCTCGACGAGCGCGACCGGCGTCTCGGGGGCCATCCCCGCCTCGAGCAGCGCTTTGGTGTAGTCCGGGAGCCGACCGACGCCCATCAGCACGACGATCGTCCCGCCGGTGGCGGCCAGGGCCTCCCAATCGACGGCCGACTCCTCCTTGGTGGGGTCCTCGTGGCCCGTGACGAAGGAAACCGAGGAGGCGTGATCGCGGTGGGTGACCGGAACCCCGGCCACCGCGGGCGCGGCGATGGCGGAGGTGACCGCGGGAACGACTTCGAAGGGGACCTCGTGAGCCGCCAGGTACTCGGCCTCTTCGCCGCCGCGACCGAAGACGAAGGAGTCGCCGCCCTTGAGTCGGACCACGGACTTCCCCTCGCGGGCGAGTTCGACCAGCCGCTCGTTGATCTCCGACTGGGGCGTGCGCTCGCCGCCGGCGCGCTTCCCGACGTCCTCGCGGCGGTCGTTCGGCAGGGTCTCGATGATCTCCGGGCCGGGGAGTTTGTCGTGGAGGACGACGTCGGCGGTCTCGAGCAGCCGCTTCGCCTTGACGGTCAAAAGATCGGGGTCGCCGGGGCCGCTGCCGACGAGGTAGACGGTACCCGGTTCGGCGTCGATAGCGTTGTCTGACATTCGGTACTCGCTAGCTACTTCCCCTCGGGCTTATCTTCCTCGGAGACGCTCTCGTCGCCGTCACCCTCGGCGTCTTCGCGGGCCCGTTCGATCAGGGCCGCCGCCCCGCGGTCCGCGAGGTCCCGTGCGAACTCGCGGGCCGCTTCGGCGTGGGTTTCGATCGGGAGGTCCCGACTCCCGGTAACCGACTCCTCGCCGTCGCGGTCGAAGACGCTGACCGTCGCGTGGACGTACTCGCCCTGAACGACCGCGTAGATGCCGACCGGAGCGATACAGCCGCCGCCCAGTTCCGCCAGGATCGTCCGCTCGACGGTCGTCTCGACGCGACTCCGCGGGTGATCGATCGCGGTCTGAATATCGCGGGCCGTCTCCCCGTCGGGTGCGGTCACCGCGAGCGCCCCCTGTCCCGGCGCCGGGACGAACGTCGACGTCGGGAGCTCCTGGTAGTCGACGTGGTGGGCGAGCCCGCTGCGCTCGAGCCCGGCCCGCGCGAGGACGATCGCGTCGTACTCCGTCTCGACCTCGCGGCCGAGCGCGCCCTTCTCGAGTTCGGAGAGGTCGTCGAACCACTCGTCGGTGGTGCGGTCGTACTCGGCCTCGAAATCCTCGTCGCCTGTGTTCCCCTTGCGCTCCTTGTCGGCTTCCGTCCGCTTCCGGTGTTCCTCCTGCAGCGCGGGCGCGAGCAGCTTCTCGATGCGCGTATCGACGTTCCCGCGCAGCGGCTCGACCTCGATGTCCGACCGCTCCGAGAGCAGTTGCGCGCGCCGACGGAGACTCGAGGTGCCGACGGTCGCGCCGGCGGGCAGTTCCTCGAGCGTCGTCCCGTCGGGCGTGATGAGGACGTCACCCGGTCGTCCTCGCTCGGGAACCGCGGCGGTCACGAGCTCCGTCGGCTGTTCGGTCGGCATGTCCTTCATCGAGTGGACCGCGGCGTCGAGCTCCCCCTCGAGGACCCGTTCGTCCAGCTCGCGGACGAACGCGCCCGTCTTCCCGAGCCGGTGAATCAACTCGTCTCTGATCTGGTCCCCGGTCGTGTCGACGGTGACGAGTTCGACCTCGTACCGGCGCTCCTCCAGGGCGTCTTGTACCAGCGAGGCCTGTCGCCGGGCGAGTGCGGACCCCCTCGTCGCCAGTCGCAGCGTCCCGCGCGTTCTCATAGGCATCCGTCGGAGCCTCGAGTATGAAAAGCGCACGCTTGTCCGACGCGAGGGAGGCATGAGAAACCAACACGAGCGATTTCGATCGAGAACCGATCGTCGGGGTCGTCCGGCCGGATCGACCGCAACGTTGTGGGTGGTATTCACACACAATATTTTTGCAAAACGGATTCGGGATGCTATTTATACTACTTGAGACGAATATATTTCGACGGATGGCAGAAACCCTCTACGAGCGACTCGGTGGCGAAGACGCGATCACGGCCGTCGTCGACGAGTTCTACGACCGAGTCATGGCGGACGATCAGGTCGCAGGCTACTTCGACGACGTCGATATGCAGAAACAACGCGCACACCAGGCCCAGTTCATCAGTTCGGTCACCGGCGGCCCGGTCGAATACTCCGGCGGGGAGATGGAAGACGTTCACGCGGATATGGGCATCACGCCGGCGGACTTCCGGGCGATCGCGACCCACCTCGACGACGCGCTCGCCGAGTTCGACGTCGACGAGGACGACCGCGAGGCGGTCCTCGAGGAGATCGCGGGCTATCAGGACGCGATCGTCACGGCGGCCGACTGACCCTGCCGCGGTGGATCGGTCCAGGCGGCGAACAGCGAATCGGTTCTCTTCTTCGCCCGCAAGCAATAGCGAACGGGGACACCACCGGCTACGAACTCCCCTCTCCTAACCGCTTTCGCGAACCTGTTCGCCCCTTTTTCCAGATCGTAGGAATTCACGGGCCGTTTGACGGGGCTTTCCGTTCGAGTTGCAGGTGTCATGCAGATATCCAGGAAACAACTCGCCACGTTTCTCGCGACGATCTTCGTCGTGAACCTCATCGTTATGGGCGGTGGGGCGTGGCTCTCGTATGCGAACGAACCGGCGATCCCCGACACGATCGTCGGGCCGGAGGGCGAAACGGTCGCGACGAGCGACGACGTCCAGTCCGGGAAGACGGTGTTCCAGGAGAACGGCTTGATGAATCAGGGCTCGATTCTGGGCCACGGTAGTTACTACGACACCGACTACACCGCCAACGCGCTCGAGTTGAAGACCGAGCACATGCGCGAGTATTACGCGCAGGAGCGCCACGGCGAGGAGTACGCGGCCCTCGACGCGTCGACGCAGGCCGGGATCGACCAGCAGGTCCGGCAGGAACTCCAGTCGAGTAGTTACGAGCCCGAGCGGGTCGAATACTCCGCCGCCGAAGTCTACGCCCATCAGCAGGTCCGCGAGGAGTACGTCGAACGCTACCACGAGGGCGACCGCGAGCGCGGGATCCCCGAGGGACAGGTGCCGAGCGCCGAGGAAGCGGAGGAGTTCGCTGACTTCGCGCTGTGGACCGCCTGGATCTCGCACACCGATCGCCCCGGATCCGAGGCGTCGTTCACCAACGACTGGCCGTACTCGCCCGCCGCGGGGAACGCGGCCGGCGGTCCGGTGATGACCTGGAGCGTCATCGCGATGGTGTTGCTGGTCGGCGGTGCGGGCGTCGCGATCTGGCTCTACCAGTCCATCGAGATCCCCGAGCCCGACGCCGCGGGCGTTTCGATCCCTCACCCCAGCGAAATCGATCTGACGCCGAGCCAGCTGTTGAGCACGCGGTTCATACTGATCGGCGCACTGCTGTTCGCCGCCCAGACGTTCCTCGGCGGCTTGCTCGCTCACTACTACGTCGAGCGCGACGGCTTCTTCGGGATGCGGGAGTTGATCGGTGTCGACATCCTCCAGTGGCTGCCCTGGTCGATCGCCCGGACCTGGCACGTCGACCTCGGGGTCCTCTGGATCGCCACCATGTGGCTCGGCGCGGGCCTGTTCCTCGCCCCGCTGCTGACCGGTCGCGAACCGCCCAAACAGGCCCTGTATGTCAAGGGGCTGATCGGCGCGTTGCTCGTCGTCGCCGTTGGCGGACTGGCCGGCATCTGGCTCGGCATCCACAACTACTTCGGCGACCAGCTCTGGTGGCTGCTGGGTAACGAGGGCCTCGAGTACCTCGAGATCGGCCGCGTCTGGCAGTTCGGACTGCTCGCGGGCTTCCTCGGCTGGACCGCCCTCGTGGCCCGCGGGTTCAAGCCGCTGCTGGACCGCGAGCCCCGCTACGGGCTCGCCCACATGATCGTCTACGCCGGCGGCTCGATCGGCCTGCTGTTCATCGCCGGCTTCCTCTACACGCCCCAGACCAACATCGTCACCACCGAGTTCTGGCGCTGGTGGGTCGTCCACATGTGGGTCGAGGGCGTCTTCGAGTTCTTCATCGTCGTCGTCATCGCGCTCACGCTGGTCTCGATGAACCTCCTCGCCAAGAAGTCCGCCGAGAAGGCCGTCATCTTCCAGGCCGCCCTCGTCATGGGCAGTGGCATCATCGGCGTCTCCCACCACTACTGGTGGGTCGGCCTCCCCGAGGCCTGGCTGCCCATCGGCAGCGTCTTCTCGACGCTCGAGTTCATCCCGCTCCTGTTCATCCTCTACGAGGCGCTGGGACAATACCGCGCGATGGACACCGCGGGCACCGACTTCCCCTACCGGATGGCCTTCTACTTCATCGTGGCCTCGAGCGTCTGGAACTTCTTCGGCGCGGGGGTCATCGGCTTCTTCATCAACCTCCCGCTGATCAGCTACTACCAGACCGGGACCTACCTCACCGTGGCCCACGCCCACGGCGCGATGTTCGGTGCGTTCGGCCTGCTCGCGATGGGGATGGCCGTCTACATCCTCCGGCTGACCACCCGCGCCGAGGCCTGGTCCAGCCGACGCCTGCGCTGGTCGTTCTGGTGCTGTAACGTCGGGCTGGCGCTGATGATCTTCCTCTCCCTGCTCCCCATCGGCTTCCTCCAGCTCGAGACCGCGTTCACCCAGAGCTACGCCGCGGCGCGCAGCCTCGAGTTCTACAGCGGCGGGCTGATCCAGACGCTGTTCTGGCTGCGCATGCCCGGCGACACGCTGTTGATCGCCGGTGCGGTCCTCTTCGCCTGGGACGTCGCCGCGAAGCTGCTCTTCCAGCGGAAGGCGACCGCCGGCGAGACGAGTAGCCACGTTATCGCCGACCGGATCTTCGGCGACCGCGACGCCGTCGAGCCGGTCGGCGACGACGACTGACGGCCGGCCCGTTCCGTGTCGTCGTCGGGTATCGCCCTCCGACGGCCGGAACTGCTAACAGTGTCGACTGTCGTTAGCAGGGTATGCGATGGTCGTCGGACGGCAGTTTACTCTCGAGAGACCGGATTCCGACGTATTTGATCGGGTTTGGACTCTCACTGACGTCCGTCGTGCTCGGTGAAATCGCTCTCCTCTACGCGTTCGATCCGACATCCGTCGACGATAGCGAGTTCCTCGTCGGCGTCCTTACGACGATGCCGTTCCTGATCGGCATCACGTACGCCGGTTACTGGCTCCGTTCGTCCGCGCTCTCGTCGGCACGCTACCCGCGCATCGCGGGGTGGTGTCTCGGCGGCTTGCTCACCTTCCTGATCGTCAACGTCCTCCTCATGTTCGTCATTCCGTCCGGATCCTGGCTCGTCATCTTCTCGTGGGGTCGGTGGGCCGCGGCTTTCGGCGCTGGGACCGGATTGCTCATCGGCTGTCTCGAAGGCCGCGCCATCGAGCGCGCTCTGGCCGCCGAACGCGCGGCCCTCCGAACGGAACACGTCGAGGCTCAACGGGACTACCTCGATTACCTCAACGGCATTCTCCGCCACGAGGTGTTGAACACCGCGACGGTCATCAACGGCTACGCGTCGCAGGTCCTCGAGGAGGAGTCGTCGCTGGACGACCGCAGCCGTCGGTGGCTCGAGATCGTCATCGATCACTCCGAGGACATGTCGACGGTGATCGACGACGTGCGTATCCTCCTCCAGACCACCGACGGGAACTTCCAGCTCGAGCCGGTCAACGCCACTCGAGTGGTGCGGGCCGAAGTTCGAAAACTGGAGAACGCATGGGAAGAGATCGACGTGGAGGCCTCGATTCCGCCGGACGTCCTCGTCCGCGCCGACGACTTGCTCCCCCGTATCTTCGGCAATCTCCTCTCGAACGCGGTCGAGCACAACGACGCTGCGACCCCGCGCGTCACGGTCACTGTCGAGCCCGGTCCCGACACCGTTCGGTTCGAAATCGCGGACAACGGTCCCGGGATCCCCGACTCGGAGATCGATTCGCTCTTCGACCGGGTCGAAAGTCACGGCAGCACGCACGGACTGGGACTCTACCTGGTCGACCAGCTGGTCAGCCGCTACGACGGGACCGTCGAACTCGTCGACACCGGTCCCGAGGGGAGCCGCTTCGTCGTCGAACTCCCGGCCGTCTCGCCCGAACCGGGCGGTTCGTCCGAAGAGAGCGGACTGGCAGCACTTTCGTCCGAGTGATCGACCTCGAGTCGCTCCGGTCGGATTCGACTACAGCGCTTCCTTGTACGCCTCGAGCGTCTCTTCGACGTCCTCCTCGGTGTGGCCGTAACTGACGAACTGACACTCGAACTGGTTCTGCGAGAGGAAGACGTCCTGCTCTTTCATTTTCCCCCAGAAGATGCGCCGCCAGCGTTCGGTTTCGGCGTTTTTGACGTCCCCGGCGTTTTTCGGACAGTAGTCGTAACGGGGACAGGTCGGGTCCTGTCGACAGCCGGCCTCGCACTGTTCTTCCAGGGAATCCGGCCCCGGTCCGTCTCGGGTGAATATTACCTTGAACATGCTGTCGGTGCCGGTGACGGTGTAGCTGGGGGCCTGATCGGCGACGATGTCCTGTAGTCCGCTTCGGAGCCGGTGGCCGAGCCCGTTGACGTGGTCGTAGACGTCGTTTTCCGCGGCGAATTGCAGGGTCTCGAGGCCGGCGGCCATGGTGACGGGGTGGCCGGAGAAGGTACCGGCCTGGAAGACGTCGCCGGAGGGCGTGAAGCCCTCGACGATTTCGGCGCGGCCGCCGATCGCGCCGACGGGGAAGCCGCCGCCGATGATCTTCCCGAAGGTCGTCAGATCGGGCGTGATCCCGAACTCGCTCTGGGCGCAGCCGAGGCCGCCGACGCGGAAGCCGGTGATCACTTCGTCGAAGATCAGCAGGGAGCCGTACTCGTCGGTGATATCGCGGAGGAATTCGTGGTAGCCCTCCTCGGGGTAGACGATACCGTAGTTGCCAAGAATGGGCTCGGTGAGGACGGCCGCGATATCGTCACCGTGTTTCTCGAAGGCGTCCCGCATCGCCTTCTCGTCGTTGAACGGCACCGGGATGGTGTGTTCGGCGAACGACTGCGGGATGCCCGCCGAGGACGGCTTCGGATTCTCCGCGTCGCCCTCGACCAGCGTCGACTCCTGTGCGCCGTGGTAGCCGCCCTGCATGACGACGATCTTGTTCCGACCGGTATAGCCGCGCGCGAGTCGCACCGCCGAGACCGTCGCCTCGGTCCCGGAGTTGACGAAGCGGATCTTCTCGACGCTCGGCACGTGGCGGACGACGAACTCCGCGAGGTCAACTTCGACCTCCGTCGGGGTGCCGTACATCGGGCCTTCACTGGCCTTCTGCTGGACGGCCGCCCGAACCGGCTCGGGAAGGTCGTGACCCAGCAACAGCGGGCCCAGTCCCATCACCCAGTCGATGTAGCGATTGCCGTCCGCGTCGATAACGTGGCCGCCGTCTCCCTTTTGCACGAAAAACGGATACGGCTCGATCGCCGCGCGAACCGCGGAGTTGACGCCGCCGGGCATCACCGACAGCGCCCGGTCGTACAGCTCGCGTGAGTTGTCCTCGGTCATGCGCGGGCCTTCGGATTCGGGCGGCAAAGTAGTACCGAGGTCCGTCTCCGAACCGCCGACTCGCCGCCGAACGTGGCCCCCCTCACTCCCGCGTTTCGTCGGCGGACACGCGATACCCGCGGCTCGAGGTACGTTGATGGCACGCGAAAAGAGCGACACGGACTGCGTCGAACCCAGTACAGCGTGTCCGATCGAAACCACAGCGGACTACACGGGGTCGGCCGTGAACCGGAGTGCCCACAGCCGACGTGACGCCCGGTTCGGACGGGCGTCGAAGTGCCGAACGCTGATTGTCAGAGGTCACCGTGATACGTGGGTCGCGTGAGTCGCCTCACGTCGCGATCCGTCGGCGGGCGGATCGCGATCGATCGACCGCGCGGCCCGACCTCAGACGGCGTCGGGACCGGTCTTGCCGGTGCGGATCTGGGTCGCGCCCTCGACGGGCATGACGAAGATCTTGCCGTCGCCGGGTTCGCCGGTTTCGGCACCCTCGCGGATGGCGTCGACGACTTCCTGCGCCGGGATGTCCGCGACGACGCACTCGATCTTGACTTTCTGGTGGAGATCGACCGTGTACTCCTCACCGCGCCACTGCCCTTTCTTCGCGGGTTGGGAGCCGCGACCGGAGACGTTGGTGACGGTCAGCGACGGCGCGCCGGCTTCGGCTAGCGACTGCTTGATCGCACCGAGGCGGTCGGGACGGACGATCGCGGTGACCATCTTGATCTGGCCGTCATTGGGCTCGCCACCGTCGGCGCGAATGACCTCGTCGCCACCGTCGGTGGCGATGTCGGGCTGGCCGAACTCGGGGTAGGTGTCGACGCCGTGTTCGGAGACGTCGAGCCCGTCGCGTTCGTGTTCCTCGGAGACGCGGGCCTGGCCGGCAGCCTTCAGTGCACCGAACACGAGGGCAGTCGTGACGACCGTCCAGACGGTGATTGCCACGACGCCTGCGAGTTGTGCGATGAACGCGTTGACGACGTTATCGACGACGCCCGGCGCGGCCACGAACGGGAACAGCAGGGTTCCGAGAACGCCAGCGGACCCGTGGACGGGGAAGACCGCACAGACGTCGTCGATCTTCAGGCGCTCCTCGACGAAGCTGAAGACGATCGGCAGCTGCGCGCCGGCGAGGAAGCCGACGACGATAGCGCCCCACCACGCGGCGACGTTGGGGATCGCCGTGATGCCGACGAGGCCGGCCAGCAGGCCGTTCGCCACGTAGAGCGTGTCGACTTTGCCCGTCTTCAGCAGGGCGACGGCACCGGAGCCGATTGCGCCCATCGCCATCGCCAGCGTCGTCGTCAGCGCGACGCGGCCGAGGACGGCACCGTTGAACACCATCTCTCCAGCGCTGTTCTCGACGAAGATCGAGGCCGTCCCGACGTTGAATCCGTACCAGCCGAAGGCGAGCACGAGCGTTCCCAGCACGGCGAAGGTCATCGAGTGGCCGGGAATGACGTTGACGCTACCGTCGCTGTTGTAGCGGTCCATGCGGGGTCCGAGCACCCACGCCGCGGTGAGGCCGGCGATGCCGCCCATCCCGTGGACGATCATCCCGCCGGCGAAGTCCTGGAAGCCGGTTCCGAGGAACTGGCTAACGTACGCACCGGACCACGTGATCCCGGTGACGACGGGGTAGATGACCGCCGCCAGCAGAAGCGTGTAGGTCACGTACGCGCGGAGTTTCGCGCGTCCGGCGACGGCACCGGAGACGATCGTCGCCGCCGTCATCGCGAAGACGGCCCCGTACAACCAGCCGTCGGCCCAGGATGCCGGATCGGTTCCGGCGACCCAGGTGAAGCCGCCGCCGCCGACGAGACTGCTCACGCCGGCACCGACGAGGAAGAACGCCATCACGCCGACCGACCAGGTCAGCAGGTTCTTCGTCAGCTGGTTCGCGACGTTCTTCGAGCGAACCTGACCCGCCTCCAGCATCGCGAAGCCCGCGTGCATGAAGAAGATCAGGAACGACACGACCAGAATCCACGTGTAGTTGAGCGCCCCTGCCAGCATTTCGGTATCGGCCTGCAGGATCGTCGGCTCCATCAGGCATCCACCCCTCTCTCCTGGTCACTGCTACTCGAATCTGCCATACGTTCGTCCTCTTTCAGTGCAATCTCGTTCATGATCGTCCTCCTAATCACGTTAGAGGTTCTTGTACCTGTATCATTTAAGCATTAGCCTTTACAAATAGGCAAAATAATGCCTGTAATAGGTGTATCCGTCCAAAGCTAGAGCAGATTTAACGTATATAAGGGCATTCGAAATCACGTCTTTTTCGAGCAACGGTTATATTTTACCTGTTTGTCAACCGCCACTGAGCGACGAACCAGTTCGAAATCGAGACAATCGCCCCAAAATAGGCGCCAGTACGGGCGTATCGGCTGGGATGCGCTCGCGCGCGGCAGATATTGCCCACCCGTCGCGCCGGGACGGTCTGAGATTGACATTCGTCTAATCACGCGTCCCCAGCGAGAGAATGTGGTCGTTTTAGCCGCCTTTCCGGTCCCGCGACGAGACTATCTCGGCCAACGCGGCCGATCCTACAGCCGCTCCGCGATATCCTCGGCGAAATACGTCAGAATCAGGTCCGCACCCGCACGTTTGATCGACAGCAGCGATTCGGTGGCGGCCGCGTCGAGATCGAGCCACCCCTTCTCGGCGGCGGCGTGGAGCATCGCGTACTCGCCGGAGACGTTGTAGGCGGCGACGGGGTGGTCGAACTCCCGACGAACGTTAGCGATGATGTCGAGGTACGCCAGGGCGGGTTTGACCATCATCACGTCCGCGCCCTGCTCGGCGTCCAGCCGGACCTCCCGCATGGCTTCCCGCGAGTTCGCGGGATCCATCTGATAGTGTCTGCGGTTGCCGAAGGAAGGCGCGCCGTCGGCGGCGTCACGGAAGGGGCCGTAGAACGCGCTCTCGTACTTGGCCGCGTAGCTCATGATCGGGACGTGTTCGAAGCCTGCCTCGTCCAGCGCCGAGCGAATGGCCCCGACCATGCCGTCCATCATCCCGCTCGGCGCGACCATGTCCGCGCCCGCACGGGCGTGCGAGACGGCGATCTGCTCGAGCGCGTCCAGGGTGGCGTCGTTGTCGACGGTCGTCGTCGGCTCGCAGGCGGGGCCGCCCTCGACGACCTCCTCGCTCCGGAGCTCCTCCTCGAGCGGGCCGCAGTGACCGTGATCGGTGTACTCACAGAGGCAGACGTCCGTGATGACGTACGCGTCGGTTTCGCTCGTGATCCGGCGGAGCGCCTCCTGAACGACGCCGTCCTCGGCCCAGGCGCGGGTGCCTTCGGAGTCTTTCGATTCCGGGATGCCGAAGAGCATGACCGCTTCGACGCCCGTCTCGAGGACTTCCTCGACGCGGGCGACGATCCCCTCGATCGGGACACGATCGTGACCGGGCATCGACTCGATGGGCGTGCGCTCGTCGGTCGTGGCGTCGACGAACACCGGTGCGATGAGATCGGCCGGCTCGAGACTCGTCTCGCTGACGAGGTCCCGAACCCGGTCCTGTCGAAGGCGACGGGGACGGTGAGTGAGATCCATATCGGTGCATTTGCCGGGAGTCGCAAAAGCACCTCGCTCCGGAATCGATCAGTGCCGGTCGTCAGTCTTCGGCTTCGCTCGTCGGAATCGCCGCTCGATGCTCGAGCGGATCGCGACGGTCGTTGTTACGGCCGGAGTACACGACCTCTGACTCCCGCCGAACTCACAACTCGCTTATACGACCCGGCGGCGAAGAGCGCTCGATGGCAGCGCAATCACGTCGGAAGGGCGCAGCACGGTGTACGGACTGCGGCAGAGCGTTGGCAGTCTGGCTCTCGGGGGACGAGGTTCGACCGATCGGGAGCGCCGACGGCTGTCCGTGCGGTGGTACGTCCTTTCGCGTGTTCTGGTAAGGCTGTATAGTAGGGTGGCCTGAGAAAGCCGCGTTCTTTCCCGACTCCGCGTCTAGGGACGACCGTGTCAAACGCCGAGGAAGCGGTCAGCGCCCTCGAGGGGCTCGGACTAACCGAGTACGAAGCCCGCTGTTTCGTGGCGCTCGTCCGGATCTCGACGGGGACCGCCAAGGAGATCAGTCAGGTCGCGGACATCCCCCGTTCGCGGGTGTACGACACGATCGAACGGCTCGACCGAAAGGGGCTCGTCAGCGTCCAGCAGACCGAACCCCGTCAATACAAGGCCGTCCCGGTCGAGACGGCGTGTCGGCGAATCCGCGAAGACTACGACTCGCGGATCAACGCCGCCGAGCGCTCCCTCGGCCAACTCGAGGAACCCGACTCGCGGGACGACGAGGGAATGTGGGCGATCACCCAGAAGGAACACGTCACCGAACGCGTCGTCCGCTTCCTGGAGGAGGCCGAGGAGACGATTCACTACCTCGTCCCGGCGACGGAGGTGGTCGATCGACCGATCCTCGACGGGCTTCAGTCGGCCGCCGATCGCGGCGTCAGCGTCTACATCGAAGTACCGACCGGAGACGATCGCGAGGAGTTCGCGGCGGCAGTTCCCGACGCCGACGTCGTCGTCGCACCCGACCTCGAGACGACCAGTACCGTCCACGACGAGTGGCCGGCACAGTTGCTCATGGCCGACCAGGAAGCGATCGTCGCGGCCGGGGTCAAAGAGAGCGATCTCCCCGACGTGGTCAACGAGACGGCGGTCTGGACCTACGGCCGCGATCACGGGTTCGCCGTCTGGACTCGCGAACTGCTGGACGACCGGCTCGAGGAACGCGACGAGGACCGAACGACGGACGATTGAGTCGTCCGTCGTCGTCCCCGCTCGAGGACGGGCTGACGTGACGGCTCCACTCGGTTCCCTCGTGACCGTTCGACCGTCGCCGTTCGCGGTCGGTGCAGGGACTTCCGTAACCGAAGGGAGTACGCAGTTTTAAGTACGCGTCTCGTGTTTAATCTGCTAGCAATGGCCATAGACCCGCAGTTCCACGAGAACCGCGAACAGGTCGACGAGCACGAAGGACACTCAGTCTGGGGTCCCGTCGACGAACCCGAAGAGCTGGGGATCCACGGCACGCACGTCGCGGTCGACTTCGACATCTGTATCGCCGACGGGGCCTGCGTCGAGGACTGCCCGGTCGACGTCTTCGAGTGGATCGACACGCCGGGCCACCCCGAAAGCGAAGAGAAGGCCGATCCGGCGAACGAAGCGCAGTGTATCGATTGTATGCTCTGCGTCGACGTCTGCCCGGTCGACGCCATCGACGTCGACGCCGGACGCACGGCGTAAAATTACTCGGCGCGATCCACGTCGACTTTCTCTTTCAGGCTCTCGAGCCCGTCGGCTTCGGCGAGCTCCTGGAGACGCTCGCGGAAGTGTTCCTCGCAGAGGCCAACCCTGAGCCCGTCTGACTCGGCGGCGAAGGCAGCCTCGCGGTCACAGTAGTGGCAGTTCATACCCGGCCGTTAGGACCACGATGCATTGAACCCTCCGCTAGCGGCCAGGGTTCAGGTCAGCCGACTGTCAACTCGAGGCGTTCGTACGCCCTCCTGGAGAGTCCGGCGACGCCGAGGCGCTCGTCGTGGGCGTCGCTGCCGCCGGTCGCGAGCAACCCGTGTCGCTCGATCGCTCGCTCGACGGGCGCGCGATCGACCTCGCGACCGTAGGGATACTCGAATTCGACGGCGTCGAGTTCGGCCGCCAGCGCGAGCGCGCTCTCGGGATCGCGGTACCGTAGCGGGTGGGCCAGCGAGACGAGCCGACACGATTCAGCCAATGCCGTCCGCCCCCGTTCGAACGAGGGGACGTCCCGAGGCACGTAGCACGGACAGTCGGAGCCGATGACGTGATCGAACGCGCCCTGATAGTCGTACTCGGTCTCGGGATGTGC
This portion of the Natrinema salinisoli genome encodes:
- the cobA gene encoding uroporphyrinogen-III C-methyltransferase; translated protein: MSDNAIDAEPGTVYLVGSGPGDPDLLTVKAKRLLETADVVLHDKLPGPEIIETLPNDRREDVGKRAGGERTPQSEINERLVELAREGKSVVRLKGGDSFVFGRGGEEAEYLAAHEVPFEVVPAVTSAIAAPAVAGVPVTHRDHASSVSFVTGHEDPTKEESAVDWEALAATGGTIVVLMGVGRLPDYTKALLEAGMAPETPVALVERGTWPGQQVATGTLETIVDARDEADISPPAVTVIGDVAGTRDSIVEFLQNDYGTPADGDGNDNELEG
- the hemC gene encoding hydroxymethylbilane synthase; translated protein: MRTRGTLRLATRGSALARRQASLVQDALEERRYEVELVTVDTTGDQIRDELIHRLGKTGAFVRELDERVLEGELDAAVHSMKDMPTEQPTELVTAAVPERGRPGDVLITPDGTTLEELPAGATVGTSSLRRRAQLLSERSDIEVEPLRGNVDTRIEKLLAPALQEEHRKRTEADKERKGNTGDEDFEAEYDRTTDEWFDDLSELEKGALGREVETEYDAIVLARAGLERSGLAHHVDYQELPTSTFVPAPGQGALAVTAPDGETARDIQTAIDHPRSRVETTVERTILAELGGGCIAPVGIYAVVQGEYVHATVSVFDRDGEESVTGSRDLPIETHAEAAREFARDLADRGAAALIERAREDAEGDGDESVSEEDKPEGK
- a CDS encoding group I truncated hemoglobin → MAETLYERLGGEDAITAVVDEFYDRVMADDQVAGYFDDVDMQKQRAHQAQFISSVTGGPVEYSGGEMEDVHADMGITPADFRAIATHLDDALAEFDVDEDDREAVLEEIAGYQDAIVTAAD
- a CDS encoding nitric-oxide reductase large subunit; the protein is MQISRKQLATFLATIFVVNLIVMGGGAWLSYANEPAIPDTIVGPEGETVATSDDVQSGKTVFQENGLMNQGSILGHGSYYDTDYTANALELKTEHMREYYAQERHGEEYAALDASTQAGIDQQVRQELQSSSYEPERVEYSAAEVYAHQQVREEYVERYHEGDRERGIPEGQVPSAEEAEEFADFALWTAWISHTDRPGSEASFTNDWPYSPAAGNAAGGPVMTWSVIAMVLLVGGAGVAIWLYQSIEIPEPDAAGVSIPHPSEIDLTPSQLLSTRFILIGALLFAAQTFLGGLLAHYYVERDGFFGMRELIGVDILQWLPWSIARTWHVDLGVLWIATMWLGAGLFLAPLLTGREPPKQALYVKGLIGALLVVAVGGLAGIWLGIHNYFGDQLWWLLGNEGLEYLEIGRVWQFGLLAGFLGWTALVARGFKPLLDREPRYGLAHMIVYAGGSIGLLFIAGFLYTPQTNIVTTEFWRWWVVHMWVEGVFEFFIVVVIALTLVSMNLLAKKSAEKAVIFQAALVMGSGIIGVSHHYWWVGLPEAWLPIGSVFSTLEFIPLLFILYEALGQYRAMDTAGTDFPYRMAFYFIVASSVWNFFGAGVIGFFINLPLISYYQTGTYLTVAHAHGAMFGAFGLLAMGMAVYILRLTTRAEAWSSRRLRWSFWCCNVGLALMIFLSLLPIGFLQLETAFTQSYAAARSLEFYSGGLIQTLFWLRMPGDTLLIAGAVLFAWDVAAKLLFQRKATAGETSSHVIADRIFGDRDAVEPVGDDD
- a CDS encoding sensor histidine kinase — translated: MRWSSDGSLLSRDRIPTYLIGFGLSLTSVVLGEIALLYAFDPTSVDDSEFLVGVLTTMPFLIGITYAGYWLRSSALSSARYPRIAGWCLGGLLTFLIVNVLLMFVIPSGSWLVIFSWGRWAAAFGAGTGLLIGCLEGRAIERALAAERAALRTEHVEAQRDYLDYLNGILRHEVLNTATVINGYASQVLEEESSLDDRSRRWLEIVIDHSEDMSTVIDDVRILLQTTDGNFQLEPVNATRVVRAEVRKLENAWEEIDVEASIPPDVLVRADDLLPRIFGNLLSNAVEHNDAATPRVTVTVEPGPDTVRFEIADNGPGIPDSEIDSLFDRVESHGSTHGLGLYLVDQLVSRYDGTVELVDTGPEGSRFVVELPAVSPEPGGSSEESGLAALSSE